The genomic window GCGGATAACGCTGGCGCGTTATGCGCCCTACAACCTGACGGGGTGGTTCGGTGAGGGTTCGCGAGCAAGCTCGCTCCTACCCAAGAGCGCGCCGGCGTTTGACCAGGCTGTAGGAGCGAGCTTGCTCGCGAACCGCATGTGAAGCGACGTAGGGCGCATAACCTGGAACAGGTTATCCGCCGGGCCGCGCTGACCCGCGATGGGCGGCCCAGGCTCCGATATCCACCGGAGCGGCGGCGAACCGATCGCGGACGCAGTCCGCTCCTACGCCAAGCCCACCCCTGCGCGCCGCAGGCTCAGCCGAATTTCCACCCCGCCACTGCCAGCCGCGTATCCAGCGCCGCCAGGTCGGCTTCCACCCGCGCCGCCGGTTCCGGCATGTAGGCCAGGGGGTCGGGCAGCGTGGACGGCTGGCCGAGGAAACCTTCCGTCGCGGCATGCAGGCAGTAGGCGCTGTAGGCCGGGTTGTAGCCGCCCTCCTGCACCACCAGCAACCGCCCCTGGCACAGTTCGTCGGCCAGCGCGCGCGCGCGGCGGGCCAGGCGGTTGAAGCCCTGCATGGTCACCAGTTGGCGGCCGTTGGGGTCGAACTGCGAGGCGTCCAGGCCGTTGGCGATGATCAGCAGGTCCGGTTTGAAGGCCCGCAGCGCGGGCTCGACGAAGCGGCTGAAGACCCACTCGTAGAGCTGGTCGCCCGAACCCATGGGCAGCGGCAGGTTGAGGTTGCTGCCCAGCCCCGCGCCCCGGCCGCGCTCGTCCGCCGCGCCGGTCTGCGGGTGGCTCGGCCCCCAGGCGCCGTGGTCCATGTGCAGGGATACCGTGAACACCGACGGGTCGTCGTAGAAACCTTCCTGCGTCCCGTTGCCGTGGTGCACGTCCCAGTCGACGATGGCCACGCGCTCCAGCCCCGCCGCCTGCGCCGCCCGCGCGGCGATCCCGACATTGTTGAAGAAGCAGTAGCCGTCGGCCATCGCCGGCGCGGCGTGGTGGCCCGGCGGGCGCACCAGGGCCATGGCCGGGTTGCCGCTTGCCAGCACGCTGTCCAGCGCCGCCAGGCTGGTGCCAGCGGCGGCCAGTAAGCCGGCGAGGCTGCCGGCGGACATCAGCGTCGTGCTGCTGAAGCGCTTGCCCTGGGCGTCCGCCGCGAAGATGCCGCGCAGGTAGTCGGCATCGTGAAAGCGCAGCAGCTCTTCTTCACTGGCATGGCGGCCTTCCTGCCAGCGCAGCGAGCCGGCGACCGGCCCGCGCTGGAGGATGGCGCGCATGTTCAGCAGCCGCGGATTGCTCTCCGGGTGCAGCAGTTGCTCGGCCAGCAGGTCGCTGGGCGGCGCCTCGAAGACGCCGGCGGCGGTGTCGTGGCGCAGCACGTCGTCGTGCCAGAAAACATCCATCGTGTGGCTCATCGGAAACCCTCGGATTCCATCACTGCGCCCGCAAACGCAGGAACGCTTCAAACAGGTTCATACGGGTTTGCAGAACTCGGCGGGCGGCCTAAGACAGTGCTTAGCACGGCAAGGCCACCCGACGACGTCATACGGCTGAAGGCGAGCCCGTATCAGTCGATGATCGTCAGCTCCGGCGGAATCTCCGACAGGCTCGCCGAGCCCTGCTCGCCGCACAGCACGGTGTCGCCGAGCTTGATGCCGAAGCCTTCGCTGTACAAGGACAGGTTGGGCTCGATGGAGAACGACATGTTCGGCTGGAACACGTGGTCGTCGGCCTCGTCCACCATCATCGCTTCCAGCCAGGTCGGCGGGTAGGCCAGCCCCAGGCTGTAGCCAATGCGGTGCACGCGCGTACGCGAGAGGTCGATGCGGTCGAGGATCTGGTTGCACACGCGGTTGGCCTCGCCCACCGGGGTGCCCGGCGTGGCGATCTCGATGGCGGCGTTGAAGGCCTCGGTGAGCAGGCTCGCCACCTCCTTCACCCGCGGGCTGGGCTTGCCGATCACCGCGGTGCGCATGAGGATGGCGTGGTAGCGGTTGCACACGCCGGCGTGTTCGAGGATCACCACGTCGCCATGGCTGATGGTCTGGCGGTGCGGCATGGCGTGGGTCATGGTGCTGCGGCGGCCGGTGGCGCACATCGGGCTGATCGCCGAGTACTCGCTGCCGGCGCGGCCCAGGGCATTGGCGACGATGCCGGCCACTTCCACTTCGGAGATGCCCGGACGCAGCGCCTCGAAGGCGGCCAGCATGCCCTGGTCGGCCATGCGCGCGGCGCTGCGCTGGTATTCGATTTCCTCGGCGGTCTTGATCAGGCGGTTCTCCGCGACCAGCGGGCCGGCGTCTTCGAAACGCGCTTCGGGCATATAGCCCAGCAGTGCGTTGTACTGCGCCGGGGAGAAGGTCGAGGCGGTCATTTCCAGGCCGATGCGCGCCTGGCTCAGCCCTGCCTGGGCGAGCACGTCGGCGACGATCTTCAGCGGGTCCTGCCGGGCGATGTCATAGAAGATCGCCTCGTTGATGCACGACAGCTCCCAGGTGCAGGGCTCCTCGCTGGTGCGGGTGAGGAACACCGGCTCGGCCAGCTTCGGCGAGATGATCAGCGCCTGGTACCAGAGGAAGCCCAGGCTGTCGAAGCCGGTCAGGTAGTTGATGTTGTCCGGGTAGTTGACCACCAGGGCGTCCAGGCCACGATCGGCCATGCGCCGTTTGACGGCGTCGACGCGTTGACGGTAGGTGCGCGCGGGGAAAGCGGTAAGCATGGGGATTCCCTCCTCAGGGACAAGGTGCAAGCGACAGGCAGTTCAGGTGGCGGCCATCGGGCCGCCGGAGGTGGATCAGGAAGGCGGTCGATGCCGTTCGAGGTACATGCGCAGCAGCATCACCGCCAGGGTGAGGACGATCATCAGGGTGGACACGGCGGCAATCGCCGGGTCGAGGTTGTAGCGCAGGCCGTCCCAGATGCGCTTGGGCAGCGTCACCACGTTCAGGCCGCTGGTGAACAGGGTCACCACCACCTCCTCCCAGCTCATCACGAAGCCCATGAAGAAGCCGCCGAGAATGCCGCCGCGCACGTTGGGCAGCAGCACGTGCCAGAGGGTCGGCCAGAGCCCGGCGCCGAGGGAGCGCGAGGCCTTGTACAGGCTCAGGTCGAGCCGCGCGTAGGCCACCAGCAGGGCGATCACCGCGTACGGCAGCGCCATCAGCAGGTGGCCGAAGCCGACGCCCAGCAGGTGGTCGAGCATGCCCAGGCGCGCGTCGAGGTAATAGATCGACATGGCCGAGACCACCTGCGGGACGATCATCGGCAGCAGCACGATCAGCGTCAGCACGGTGCGAAAGCGCCGCTGCAGCCAGATGCCGGTGGCGAAGAGGAAGGCCAGCGCGGTGGACAGCGCGCCGACCACCAGCGCCAGCCCCAGGCTCTGCAGGATCGACAGCAGCCAGGCGCCGTCGAACAGCGTCGCGTAGTGGCGCAGCGACCAGCCGCCGTCCGGGAAGGCCAGGTAGCGCTGGTTGCCGAACGACAGCGGCACGATCACCAGGATCGGCAGCAGCAGGAACAGCGCGGACAGCCCCAGCGCGGTCCAGGACAACCAGTGCCCCAGCGGCGGGCGCGGCAGTGGCGGCTTTTTCACGCCCTTGGGCATGGCGGAGAGACAGGTTCCCTGCGGAGTCACAGCTCAGTCCTCCCGAGCAGGCGGCGGTAGCCGATGAGTTGTCCGAACAGCAGCGCGCAACCCACCACCAGCAGCATCAGTACGATGCTCAGCGCCGCGCCCAGGCCCCAGTTGGAAAGCTGGAACATCTGCACGTAGATGTACTCGGCGAGCATCGCGGCCTTGCCGCCACCCAGCAGCGCGGGGGTGACGAAACAGCCGAGGCTGAACACGAAGACGATGGCCGAGGCGGCGACCACGCCGGGCAGGGTCAGCGGGATGAAGATGTCCCTGAGCGTCTGCCAGTGGCTCGCGCCCAGGCTGCTGGAGGCGCGCAGCAGGCTGTCGTCCACCTGTTTCAGCGACGACAGCAGCGGCAGCACCGCATAGGGCACCATGAAGTGCACCATGCCGATCAGCGCGCCCAGCTCGTTGCGCACCAGCGGCGGCGGCGCGTCGAACCAGCCGGTGGCCATCAGCCCCTGGCTGACCAGCCCACCGTTGCGCAGCAGCACCAGCCAGGCGAAGGCGCGGATCAGCATCGACAGCCAGAACGGCAGCAGCACGAACAGCTCGATCAGCTGCCGGCCGCGCGGCGTTGCGAAGCGCCAGCGGTAGGCGATCAGGTAGGCGATGGCGACGCTGATCGCGGTGGTCAGCAGGCAGATGCGCAGGGTGCGCCAGATCACCGCCTGCAGGTTGGCGTTGTCGGCAATCGCCGCGTAGTTCTGCATGCCCCACTGCGGCAGGCTGAAGCTCCAGCCGAGCACGCCGAGGGTCGGCAGCAGGTAGCCGACCACCACGAGCACAGGCAGGGGCAGGATCAGCAGGCCGTAGACCGGCAGCACGCCCGGTGCGAAACGTCGCATCTCAGCCACCGATCAGCGCGAGATAGCGCTCCAGGGTTTCACCGTAGTGTTCGGCGTGCCACTTGTTGTTCAGCGACACCTGCTTCTTCAGGTTGTCCGGCGCGGTGGGGTTGATCGCCTGCAGCTGGGCGCTGAGCAGGTCGTTCGCCTTGAGGTTCACCGGGCCCATGTTGTAGACCTCCATGAGCCTGGCCTGGACTTCAGGACGAAGGGCATAGGCGATGAAGTCCATGGCTGCCTTCGCGCCGGCCGGGTTGTTCCTGGGCACCATCCACACGGACGGCGAGACGATGCCGCCGTCGAAGCTCCAGTCGATCTTGCCGGCGGTGTCGTTCTTCACCAGCTCGGCGCGGGTGTGCCACATCTGCGCCAGGCTCACCTCGCCGTCGCGGATCAGCTGCTGCGATTCGGCGCCGGTGGACCAGTGGGTGGCGATGTGCGGCAGCAACTGCTCGATCTTGCGCAGGGCGCGGTCCACGTCCAGCGGGTAGAGCTGCTCGGGCGGCACGCCGTCGGCCAGCAGCGCGCATTCGAGGTTGGCGCTCATCCACTTGTAGAGGGTGCGCTTGCCCGGGTACTTCTTCACGTCCCAGAAGTCGGCCCAGGACCTGGGCGGGTTCTTGCCGAAGCGTTCGTGGTCGTAGCCGATCACATAGCTGTAGGTGTAGTTGGCGAGGCCGAAGTCATGCACGTCGCCGTAGCCGATCAGCGACTTGTCGACGATACCGTAGTCGATGGGCGTGAGGAACTGCTCCCTGCCCAGCCGGTAGGACGAATACATCTCGCCATCGCACACGTCCCAGCGCACCGCGCCGCTGCTCACCTGGGTCTTCAGCGCGCCCTCGGTGGGGCCGCTGCCGTCCACCTTCAGCGCCAGGCCGGACGCCTGGTCGAAGCCGCCGAAGCTCTTCTCGAAGGCCGGCACCGCATCGCCGCCCCAGTTGGCCAGCACCAGGTTGCCGCTGGCGGCGAAGGCGCGCCCAGCGGTGCCGAACGGCAGCGCACTGGCGGCGGCGAGCAGCAGCAGGCTGCGGTTGAAATCGCGGCGGCTGATGCCGGCGCGCTCGCCTTTCTCGGCGGCGATCTCGATGGCGTCTTCGATGAAGCCCTGGCGTTCTTTCATTGTGATTGCTCCCCGATCGTTTGTTTTCGTTATGCGTGTGTCAGGCGGACAACAGGTGGCAGTGCTGCGGCGACCAGCTGCACCAATAGCGCTGACCGCTGCGCAGGCTGCCCAGCAGCGGGTGCGACACCGGCAGGCGCAGGTCGAGGCGGTCGCCCTGCTCCAGGCTCAGTTCGAGATTGACGTGGGCGCCCTGGTAGGTCGCAGGACCCGCAGTGGCGCAGAGGCCGTTGTCGCGGCCGGCGTCCTGCAGCGGGCGCAGGTCGATGTGCTCCGGGCGCACCGCCAGCCAGCTCTTGCCGCCCTGGCCGGCATTGGCCGTATTGGCCACGCGCAGATGCTGGCCACGGAAATCGCAGAGCGTGGCTTCGGCCTCGCGACCGACCACGCCGACCTCCAGCAGGTTGGTGTCGCCGAGGAAGTTGGCGACGAAGCGGCTGGCCGGGCGCTCGTAGACCTCGCGCGGGGTGCCGACCTGTTCCAGGCGGCCCTTGTTGAACACGGCGATGCGATCCGACAGCGCGAGGGCTTCTTCCTGGTCGTGGGTGACGAAGACGAAAGTGGTGCCGAAGTCCTTGTGCATGCGTGCCAGCTCGCCCTGCATCTCCTGGCGCAGGCGGCGGTCGAGGGCGGACAGCGGCTCGTCGAGCAACAGCAGTTTCGGCTTGAACACCAGCGCCCGGGCCAGCGCCACGCGCTGCTGCTGGCCGCCGGACAGCTGGCCGATGCCGCGCTCGCCCATGCCGGCGAGGCCGACGCGCTCCAGCACTTCGGCGACCCGGCGCTCGATCTCCGCGCCCGGCACCTTGCGGATGCGCAGCGGGTAGGCAACGTTCTGCGCCACGCTCATGTGCGGGAACAGCGCGTAGCCCTGGAACACCACGCCGAACTCGCGCTGGTCCGGCGACAGGCGGGTGATGTCGCGGCCATCCTGCTCGATGCGCCCTTCGCTGGGCTCGACGAAGCCGGCGAGCATCATCAGCGTGGTGCTCTTGCCCGAGCCGGACGGCCCCAGCAGCGTGAGGAATTCGCCCTGGCGGATGCTCAGGCTGAGGTCGCTCAGGACCTGCAGGTTGCCGTAGCGCTTGCCCAGGCCGAGCAAGTCGACGAAATGCTGCATGGCGGATCTCCAGCCGTTTTTTCTTGTTGATCGGTGTTGGCGTGGAGTCATCTTCTGTGCAAATTTAACTAACGACAATTCAATAGATTTCCACCTGAATCGTTAGTCAAATTCACGAAAAAAGGCCCCTCATGCGTCAGAACAGTGCGTTTCGCCTGCCGTCTCTCATCGCCCTGCGCGCTTTCGAGGCACTGGTGCGGCAGGGCAGCATCAGCCGCGCCGCGCTGGAGCTGCACGTCACCCACGGGGCGGTCAGCCACCAGGTGAAGAAGCTGGAAGAGGAGCTGGGCGTGGCACTGATGGAGCGCCAGGGCAAGGGCGTCAAGCTGACTCCGGCCGGGCGCCAGCTGAGCCAGCAGATCAGCAGCGCCTTCGACCAGCTGCGCGACATCCGCCGCGCCCTGCCCACCGAGGAGCCGGCCGGCGAGCTGCGCATCGCCTGCGCCCCGGCGCTGCTGGCGCGGGTGTCATCGCTGCTGGAAAAATTCCTGCGCAACTACCAGGAAGTCGCCCTGCACCTGCTGCCGATGACCAGCGACCTGGGCGAGGTGGACATGGTGATCTCCTTCGGCGAGACGCACATCGAAGGCCAGCGCTTCGCCGCGCTGGGCGACATCCGCTACTTCCCGGTGTGCAGCCCGCGCCTGCTCAACACCCAGGAACACCTGCGCAAACCCCGCGATCTGGCGCGCCAGGTCCTGCTGCACGAAGACGACGGCTTCGACTGGAACCGCTACTTCCTCGCCGCCGGCGTGCCCGGCTTGCAGGCGCGGCAGAACGTCTTCCTGCCCGACGCCTACCTGACCATCCGCGCCGCCCTGGCCGGCGGCGGCGTGACCATCAGCGACCACATCCTGGCCGGCGAAGAGCTGCACCAGGGGCGGCTGGTGCGCCTGTTCGACATCGACTTCCCGGCGCCCCACCCCTACTTCCTGATCATCCCGCCCCACGGCAACCAGGCGTTGGCGCGGGAGTTCGCGGATTGGCTGCTGCATGAGCTGGAGGCGATTCCGGCGTTTGATTGATGCCGGGGAGTCCTCTGCGCTCTGGACGCGATCGCGGACGGAGTCCGCTCCTATCGGGCACGATATTTCCCTGTAGGAGCGGGCCATGCCCGCGATCGCGCCCACGGGGCGCTCCTGCAGGTTGATGCGGTGTTTACCGTCAGGTACCGACCGGTACGAAACGCCGGCCCTGCCGGCGGATCGCGGGCATGGCCCGCTCCTACAACGGAACATCGGCGAGATTCGCGAGTTCGCTCCCCCAACTATTTTTCGCCCTTCACTCTCAGAGGGCTTCCAGAGAAACATCCGCGCGCTCCGAATGCCCCGTTCAGGAGGCCGAGTGGAAGCGAAGTTTCAGGGGTTGAGCGACAGGGATGTCGCGAGAGCTGCGATGGGCCAGGGATGGCCCTTTGCAGCGTGCCCCTGAAACTTCGCTTCAACGAGGGTATTTTTCGCCTAAGCGAAAAACCGGATGTCCCGGGCAAGACCTTTGGTTACTTTGGGTCTTTCCGAAGTGACTCGCCCGAGGGGGCGAAACACGAAGCCCACGCGCACGCCGAAGCGTTGCTGGAACACTCCCGTCGAAGCGGCCAGGTGGTATGCGCCGGCCCTGCCGGCGGATCGCGGGCGTGGCCCGCTCCTACACGGCAACATGTGCATCATGCGGTTCGCGAGCAAGCTCGCTCCTACAAAGAGCCGGATCGCGACACCCTGTAGGAGCGAGCTTGCTCGCGAACCGCACACCGCAGTCCGTAGGGCGCATAACGCGTCAGCGTTATCCGCCGTTGCGGTCATCGGCGCTCAATTGCCCCACCTGACGCAGCAGGCCGGCAACATCGGTGCCAGAACAGCCGCCGGCCCCGCCGGCGGTTCGCGGGCGTGGCCCGCTCCTACAGGGGCACGGCATTCGCGCTCAGAGCTTCTTCCCGCCCAGCAGGAAATGCGACAGCGCCGGAATCAGGATCAGCGCCCCCAGCATGTTCCAGAGGAACATGAAGGTCAGCAGGATGCCCATGTCCGCCTGGAACTTGATCGGCGACCAGGCCCAGGTGATGACGCCCGCCGCCAGGGTCACGCCGACCAGCGCGACCACCTTGCCGGTAAAGGCCACGGCCTGCTGGTAGGCGACCGACAACGGCAACCCGGCACGCTGCAGTTGCAGCTGCACGCTGAGCAGGTACAACGCGTAGTCCACCCCGATGCCCACGCCCAGCGCGATCACCGGCAGCGTGGCGACCTTCACGCCGATGCCCATCATCACCATCAGCGCTTCGCAGAGGATCGAGGTGAGCACCAGCGGCAGCAGCGCCACCAGGGTCGCGCGCCAGCTGCGGAAGGTGATCAGGCAGAAGATGCCCACCGCGGCGTAGACGTAGAACAGCATGCGGTGGTTGGCCTCGCGCACCACGCGGTTGGTCGCCGCTTCGATCCCGGCGCTGCCGGCGGCCAGCAGGAACTGGCGCTCCGGCGTGCTGTTGGCGCGGGCGAAGGTCTCGGCGATGCCGGCCACTTCATCCAGGGTCTGCGCCTTGTGGTCCTTGAGGAAGGCGATCACCGGCATCAGCGAGCATTCGGTGTTGAACAGCTCCGGGGTGTTCACCGAGGCCTGCTGGGCGGCGTAGTTGAGCACGTCCTGGTTGCGCTGCAGGCTGGCGAACTTGGGGTTGCCCTCGTAGGTGCCGGCAGTGATCTGCCGCACGGCGTTGACCAGCGAGGTGGTCGCCTGCACGCCCTCATGCTGTTGCAGTGCCCAGCCCAGGCGGTCGGCGAGGATCAGCGTGCGGTAGTTCAGGCAGCCTTCCGGCGCGGTCTTCACCATCACCGCGAAGAGGTCGCTGGAGAGCGCGTAGTGGCTGGTGATGTAGGCGTTGTCGCGGTTGTAGCGCGAGTCCGCGCGCAGCTCCGGGGCGCCGGCGTCGAGGTCGCCGATCTGCAGGTGCTGGCTGACCAGCAGGCCGCCGGCGCCCAGCAGCGCGGCGATGATCAGGGTGACGCCGGCCCAGCGGCGCTGGGTGAAGCGGTCCAGCAGGTCCCACAGCTTGCCCAGGCCGACATGCTGGTCCGCCTGGCGGTCCTCGCGCAGGGCGCGGGCGGCGGCCTTCGGGCTGACGCCGACGTAGGACAGCGCCACCGGCATCATCAGCAGCGAGGTGAAGATCAGCACCGCCACGCCGATACTGGCGGCGATGGCCAGGTCCTGGATGACCGGGATGTCGATCAGCATCAGCACGGCAAAGCCCACGGCATCGGACAGCAGCGCGGTGACGCCGGCCAGGAACAGGCGGCGGAAGGTGTTGCGCGCGGCGACCTGCTTGTGGGTGCCGCGGCCGATGTCCTGCATGATGCCGTTCATCTTCTGGGTGGCGTGGGACACGCCGATGGCGAAGATCAGGAACGGCACCAGGATCGAGTATGGGTCCAGCGCGTAGCCCAGCCAGGCCACCAGGCCGAGTTGCCAGACCACGGCCAGCAGCGAGCAACCGATCACCAGCAGGCTGCTGCGCAGGCAGCGGGTATAGAAGAGGATGATGACGAAGGCGGTGACCACCGCCAGGCCGAAGAAGAACATCACCCGCACCAGGCCGTCGATCAGGTCGCCCACCAGCTTGGCGAAGCCGATCACGTGCAGGCGCACCGGGCCCTTGCCCTCCTCGCCGGCGGCGAAGGCGCGCTCGTCGCCCAGGTATTCGTACTTCAGCCGCAGGTCGTCGAGGGCGCGGGAGAATTCGCGGTAGTCGATGCCCTTGCCGGTGGCCGAGTCGCGGTCCAGCAGCGGCACCACCAGCATGCTGGAGCGGAAGTCGTTGCCCACCAGGCTGCCGACGATGCCGGCGCGGGCGATGTTCTGGCGCAGTTGCCCGATGGATTCGGGCTTGCCGTCGTAGCCGTCGGGCATCACCGGGCCGCCCTGGAAGCCTTCCTCGGTGACCTCGGTCCAGCGCACCGCCGGCAACCACAGCGACTTCATCCAGGCGCGGTCGACGCCGTGGCTGAGGAACAGCTGGTCGCTGATCTGCCGCAGGTTGGCGAGGTAGGCCGGGTCGAAGATGTCGCCCGTGGGATTTTCCACCACCACCCGCACCGAGTTGCCCAGGCCGCGCAGGGCGGCGCGGTTGTCCAGGTAGTTGCGGATGTACGGGTCGCCGTGGGGGATCATCTTCTCGAACGCCGGGCGCATCTCCAGGCGCGTCACGGCCATGTAGCCCAGCACCACGGTGACCAGCGCGATCAGGGCGATGAACAGCGCGCGGTGGTTGAACACCAGGCGCTCCAGCAGGTTCCCGCTGTGGGTGTCAAAGTCCCGCAGTTCGCGGACTACAGGCATCTCGCCTTGCTTCAGGTCGACCATGAGGCTGTCTCTCTATCTCTTGTTCTTATGAGTCTTGAACCGGTGGCGCGCCGCTGCGCTCAGCGCACCGGCATGGCGTTCTCGCGCACGCCGCGGGCACCCACCAGCAACAGGCGGCCGGGGCCGGCCACCGCGCCGCTGACGGGCAGGCGCTCGGCCAGCTCCAGGGGCTTGAAGCTGGCGCCACGGTCGTCGCTGACCAGGCCCTGGCCGGCCTGGCTGAACAGGTACAGCCGACCGTTGGCGTCGAGGCTGGCGGCGGTCAGGCTGACCGGCAGGCCGGTGTCCACCGCGCTCCAGCTCGCGCCGTTGTCGAGGCTGCGGATCGCATGGCCGCGCAGGCCGTAGGCGAAGATCAGGCCGGGTTGCGCGATCACGCCGAAGAAGCTGCCGGCATAGGGCGACTGCAGGGCGACGAAGCGCTGCTGCGGGTCTTCCTGTTGCCGGTCCAGGCGCAGCAACAGGCCCTGCTCGCCAACGATGAATAGGTCGTCGCCGCTGGCCGCCATGGCGGTCAGGTGCAGTGCCTGCGGGTTGTCGATGCGATGGTTCCACGGCTCCCAGGTACGGCCGCCGTCGCGGGTGTGCAGGATCAGGTTGAACGCGCCGATCACGAAGCCTTCGTTGGCATCGCGGAACCACAGGTCGAGGAACGGCTTGTCGGCGCCCTCCTCCTGGTACCGGCGCGCCTGGTCCAGCCAGGTGGCGTTGTCCGGCTGCGGGTGGGCGGCGTAGTAGTCGAGCATCACCTGGCCGACCTGCCGGCCGTCGAGCTGGCGCTCCCAGTGCTGGCCGCCGTCGGCGCTGTGCAGCACCACGCCGTCGTGGCCGACCGCCCAGCCGTCCTGCGGCGTGGGGAAGCGCACGGCGGTGAGGTCGGAGCTGACCGGCACCTCGGCCTGGCGCCAGCTGGTGCCGCCATCGTCGGAATAGAGAATGTGGCCGCGCGGGCCGACGCTCACCAGGCGCTTGTCGGCGCGGGTGACGGCCAGCAGCGGCGCGCGGGAGGGGTTGGCGCTGTGGGGCGCCGGCTGGTCGAGTACGTCGACGAAGGTCTCGGCCTTCTCACCGGCCTGGGCGCCGCCCGCCAGCAGCAAGGCGCCCAGGATCAGCAGGCGCTTGAAGGGGATCTGCATGAAGCTTTCCTCACAACTCTCTTCGCATCGTTTCCTGCCGCTTTCGCCGCAGGAACCGCGGCGGCCCGCGCTGCATGCGGGGGCCGCCGCGCCCTGGGTCAGCGAATGCCGCTGCCGGCCAGCGCCTCGGGGGACCACTGGGTCTTGGCCAGGGGGTCGATGTAGCTGATGCCGCCGTACGGGCCGACGACGCCGTTGATGTTGTAGGAGCCGGCGGTCAGGTCGTAGATCATGAACGGCGTGGCGTCCGGGATGCGCTTGTCGTAGCTCTGGCTGAGGAAGGCGAAGGAGCCGCGATAGAGCTGGCCACGAGCGTCGTACTGGTCAGAGGCCAGGGCCACCCAGCTGTCTTCGTCGAGGTAGAAGCGGCGCTTGGCGTAGATGTGCCGCGCGCCGGACTTCAGGGTGCCTTCGACGACCCACACGCGGTGTTTTTCCCAGCGCACGTAGTCGGGCGCCAGGTGGTTGGGCGTGACCACCGGCTTGATGTCGCTGGCGTAGGTCAGGCGGTAGGTGTTGTAGGGCACGATCATTTCCTGCTTGCCCACCAGCTTCCAGTCGTAGCGGTCCAGCGCGCCGTTGAAGACGAACACGTCATCGTAGGTGCCGGCGCCGGCCATGCCGGGGTTGGGGGTGTCGTAGGCGAGGTTCGGCGCCAGCTTCACGCGGCGCTGGCCGGGCAGGTACTGCCAGGCGCGGCGCGGCTGCTGCAGCGGGTTGGCGGCGTCCTTGAGCATCATCGCCTCGCCGGCGCGGCGGGCCGGGCCGCTGTAGTACAGCTTCATCTGGTAGTAGACCTCGGAGCCTTTCACCGGCTGGGTGAGGTCCTCGTACACCGGGTAGTTGATGAAGGCCTGGCCGGTGGTGGCGAGGTTGGCGCTGCCCGAGGCATCGACGTTCCAGGAGTCGTACTTGGCCTTGATGTTCACCCCCTGGTAGCGCAGCAGGAAGTTCCACATGGCCTCGGCGCCGGTCTTCGGAATCGGGAACGGCACGCCCGGCAGCGCGTTGTCGATGGCGGTGCCGCCCTCCAGGGATTGCGCGGTGACGGCGTTCTTCCTGCTGTTCTC from Pseudomonas sp. GCEP-101 includes these protein-coding regions:
- a CDS encoding M24 family metallopeptidase produces the protein MLTAFPARTYRQRVDAVKRRMADRGLDALVVNYPDNINYLTGFDSLGFLWYQALIISPKLAEPVFLTRTSEEPCTWELSCINEAIFYDIARQDPLKIVADVLAQAGLSQARIGLEMTASTFSPAQYNALLGYMPEARFEDAGPLVAENRLIKTAEEIEYQRSAARMADQGMLAAFEALRPGISEVEVAGIVANALGRAGSEYSAISPMCATGRRSTMTHAMPHRQTISHGDVVILEHAGVCNRYHAILMRTAVIGKPSPRVKEVASLLTEAFNAAIEIATPGTPVGEANRVCNQILDRIDLSRTRVHRIGYSLGLAYPPTWLEAMMVDEADDHVFQPNMSFSIEPNLSLYSEGFGIKLGDTVLCGEQGSASLSEIPPELTIID
- a CDS encoding ABC transporter permease, with translation MTPQGTCLSAMPKGVKKPPLPRPPLGHWLSWTALGLSALFLLLPILVIVPLSFGNQRYLAFPDGGWSLRHYATLFDGAWLLSILQSLGLALVVGALSTALAFLFATGIWLQRRFRTVLTLIVLLPMIVPQVVSAMSIYYLDARLGMLDHLLGVGFGHLLMALPYAVIALLVAYARLDLSLYKASRSLGAGLWPTLWHVLLPNVRGGILGGFFMGFVMSWEEVVVTLFTSGLNVVTLPKRIWDGLRYNLDPAIAAVSTLMIVLTLAVMLLRMYLERHRPPS
- a CDS encoding ABC transporter permease; this encodes MRRFAPGVLPVYGLLILPLPVLVVVGYLLPTLGVLGWSFSLPQWGMQNYAAIADNANLQAVIWRTLRICLLTTAISVAIAYLIAYRWRFATPRGRQLIELFVLLPFWLSMLIRAFAWLVLLRNGGLVSQGLMATGWFDAPPPLVRNELGALIGMVHFMVPYAVLPLLSSLKQVDDSLLRASSSLGASHWQTLRDIFIPLTLPGVVAASAIVFVFSLGCFVTPALLGGGKAAMLAEYIYVQMFQLSNWGLGAALSIVLMLLVVGCALLFGQLIGYRRLLGRTEL
- a CDS encoding ABC transporter substrate-binding protein: MKERQGFIEDAIEIAAEKGERAGISRRDFNRSLLLLAAASALPFGTAGRAFAASGNLVLANWGGDAVPAFEKSFGGFDQASGLALKVDGSGPTEGALKTQVSSGAVRWDVCDGEMYSSYRLGREQFLTPIDYGIVDKSLIGYGDVHDFGLANYTYSYVIGYDHERFGKNPPRSWADFWDVKKYPGKRTLYKWMSANLECALLADGVPPEQLYPLDVDRALRKIEQLLPHIATHWSTGAESQQLIRDGEVSLAQMWHTRAELVKNDTAGKIDWSFDGGIVSPSVWMVPRNNPAGAKAAMDFIAYALRPEVQARLMEVYNMGPVNLKANDLLSAQLQAINPTAPDNLKKQVSLNNKWHAEHYGETLERYLALIGG
- a CDS encoding ABC transporter ATP-binding protein, giving the protein MQHFVDLLGLGKRYGNLQVLSDLSLSIRQGEFLTLLGPSGSGKSTTLMMLAGFVEPSEGRIEQDGRDITRLSPDQREFGVVFQGYALFPHMSVAQNVAYPLRIRKVPGAEIERRVAEVLERVGLAGMGERGIGQLSGGQQQRVALARALVFKPKLLLLDEPLSALDRRLRQEMQGELARMHKDFGTTFVFVTHDQEEALALSDRIAVFNKGRLEQVGTPREVYERPASRFVANFLGDTNLLEVGVVGREAEATLCDFRGQHLRVANTANAGQGGKSWLAVRPEHIDLRPLQDAGRDNGLCATAGPATYQGAHVNLELSLEQGDRLDLRLPVSHPLLGSLRSGQRYWCSWSPQHCHLLSA
- a CDS encoding LysR substrate-binding domain-containing protein, translating into MRQNSAFRLPSLIALRAFEALVRQGSISRAALELHVTHGAVSHQVKKLEEELGVALMERQGKGVKLTPAGRQLSQQISSAFDQLRDIRRALPTEEPAGELRIACAPALLARVSSLLEKFLRNYQEVALHLLPMTSDLGEVDMVISFGETHIEGQRFAALGDIRYFPVCSPRLLNTQEHLRKPRDLARQVLLHEDDGFDWNRYFLAAGVPGLQARQNVFLPDAYLTIRAALAGGGVTISDHILAGEELHQGRLVRLFDIDFPAPHPYFLIIPPHGNQALAREFADWLLHELEAIPAFD